One genomic region from Lycorma delicatula isolate Av1 chromosome 9, ASM4794821v1, whole genome shotgun sequence encodes:
- the LOC142330607 gene encoding uncharacterized protein LOC142330607 isoform X2 — protein sequence MWIYREKKYSDQRLAELETLYKLQQLKGQLSGGSLDYSRIDPNILGRRRRSSEALLEQLRAELDEEREKNLPAMDEDLWHSFMVRTPIIN from the exons ggAGAAAAAATACTCAGATCAGAGGTTGGCAGAACTGGAAACACTTTACAAGCTGCAGCAACTCAAAGGACAACTATCTGGTGGTTCTCTCGATTATTCAAGAATTGACCCCAACATTCT tgGAAGACGTCGCAGGTCATCAGAAGCACTCTTAGAACAACTTCGAGCAGAACTTGATGAGGAGAGAGAAAAGAATTTACCAGCAATGGATGAAGATCTCTGGCATTCCTTTATGGTTCGTAcaccaataattaattaa